The segment AGCCGTAATCTCTGCGCGGCGGGCCTGGTAGTCGCTGCTGCGTTCAAGCTGCTCCGTGATCTCATCCAGCAGGTTATCTTCGACCTGCTGATGGTAATGGGTAATGTTACGATCCTCCTTGCCGTAGTAGTTACGTTTGCGCAGCGTCAGCGGGTCCAGACCCCGTTCGCGGGCGATGTGATCCATGATCTGTTCAATCGCCACCATACCCTGCGGTCCGCCAAATCCCCGGTAGGCGGTGTTGGAGGCCGTATTGGTGCGGCAGCGATAGCCGGTAATCCGTGCATCTCCGAGGTAATAGGCGTTATCGGCGTGGAACATGGCACGATCGACAATGGATCCGCTCAGATCCAGCGAATAACCGCAGTTTCCGGCCAGATCGATACGGATGCCGCAGAGCCGTCCATCCTCCTCGACGCCCGCCTCATAGCGCACGAAGAAAGGATGGCGTTTGCCGGTCACGCGCATATCGTCGCGGCGTGAGAGCCGCATCTTCGCCGCCCGCCCGGTCTGGCGCGCCACGATGGCGCAGAGACAGGCGACGCCCGCCGCCTGCGTCTCTTTGCCGCCGAAACCGCCGCCCATGCGACGCATATCGATGGTGACCTGATTCAGGCTGATGCCCATCACCTCCGCCACCAGCTTCTGCACTTCGGTGGGGTTCTGGGTCGAGGAGAAAACCTGCAGCTGCTGATCTTCGCCCGGGATCACCATCGCGGTCTGGGTTTCCAGATAGAAGTGCTCCTGGCCGCCGATATGAAACGATCCGCTGACCCGATGCGGCGCACGCGCCAGCGCCGCCTCCACGTCGCCGCGCTGATGAACATGCGGCTCCTGAACAAAACTGCCCTGCGCCAGCGCCTGCTCCACGTCCAGCAGCGGTTCCAGCACCTCATACTCAATCACCGCTGCGGCCGCGCCCTGGCGGGCGGCGTCAGGTGTCTCTGCCGCCACCGCGATCACAATCTGGCCCAGATACTCCACTTTCTCGTGCGCCAGCAGCGGATCGCCCGGTTCCAGCGGACCGACATCGTTGATGCCCGGCACATCCTGCCAGGTCAGGACGCTGACGACGCCCGGCACGGCGTAGCAGGGTTGCACATCAATGTGCAGGATCCGGGCGTGGGCGTGTTCGCTCAGGCGCGGACAGAGGTGCAGCAGTCCGGGCAGCTCCGGCTTGTCGTCAATGAAGCGCGCCTCACCCGAAACGTGCTTTTCCGCACTCTCATGGCGATTACTGCGACCCACGCCGCTCTGCAGGTCGGCGGCGTACTGCGCCTTAATCACCTCTTCGGTCAGTTCAGGACGGTTATGAGACATAGCGTGAGACCTCGATACAGGTTATGTCGCCGTTATGGCGATGCCAGTAGCGGCGAAGCAGGTTCTGCGCCACCTTGAGGCGGTAGTCGCTGCTGGCACGAAAATCGGAAAGCGGCTGGAAATCCTCGGCCAGCGCGGCCGCTGCGTGTGACACTGTCACCGCATTCAGCGGCTGCCCGAGCAGTCTCTGTTCGCAGTGGTACGCGCGCCCGGGTGTCGCGGCCATGCCGCCAAAGGCGATACGGACGGCGCTGACGACACCCTGATCAAACTGAAGATTAAAAGCCCCAAACACCGCAGAGATGTCGTCATCCAGCCGTTTAGAGACTTTCCAGGCCACAAAATCAGGTGACACCGTCACCTTATCGATACGAATGGCGCGAATAAACTCCCCTTTTTTCAGCTGCGTCTGCCGGTAGCCGGTAAAGAACTGGTCGAGCGGCAGACTGCGCTGCTGTTCGCCACCCTGCAGCACCAGGCTGGCATTCAGGGCCAGCAGCACCGGCGAGGCGTCGCCGATGGGCGAAGCATTGGCAATGTTACCGCCCAGGGTACCCTGCAGACGGATCTGCAGCGAGGCGAAGCGTTGCAGCATCTCACTGACGCCGGGAATGCGGCTGGCAAGAAAATCGCTGACCTGCTGCAGCGACGCGCCCGCCCCCAGCAGATAGTGGTCGTCGAATTCGCTGCAGACTTTAAGCGCAGCGACCTGCTCCAGGGCAATCAGCACACCGATCTTTTTATGCTGCTGGGTGATCTGCAGGCTGAGGTCGGTGCCTCCGGCAATCAGCTGCGCGTCGGGGTGCGCCTGACAGAGCGCGGCCAGCTGAGCGGGGGTTTTCGGCAGGAAGCAGCGGCGACCTTCACCGGCCAGCTCCTGCACCTCCGGACTGGCCAGCGCCTCCAGCCGCTGTACGGTGGTGGCAGCCTGCTGCTCAAACAGATCGGACACCGGCTGCGAACAGAGCTGTTCGGCGGCCGCCATAATGGGCCGGTAGCCAGTGCAGCGGCAGAGGTTTCCGGCCAGCGCCGTTTCCGCCTGGTGGCGATCCCAGCCTCCCGCCCTTTTTTGCAGGCTGAACAGCGACATCACAAAGCCTGGCGTACAGAATCCGCACTGCGACCCGTGGCACTCCACCATCGCCTGCTGCGCCGGATGCAGGGCGCGTCCATGACGCAGATCCTCTACCGTGATCAGCTGCCTGCCCTGTAAGGCGGAGACCAGCGTCAGGCAGCTGTTGACGGTTTCATACTGCATCTTTCCCTCCACGACTTTGCCTAGGGTGACGCTACAGGCGCCGCAGTCCCCCGAGGCACAGCCCTCTTTGGTTCCGGTGCGCTGCTGCCGGGTGCGCAGATAAGTGAGCACCGTGAGATTAGGATCGAGCGTCTCTTCGGTGACGAGCTGATTATTTAACAGAAACTGGATCATGCGGCTTGCTCCTGTGATTCGCGCTGCCAGACCGGACGACCCGCGACCCAGGTCTGGGCAATGTTGCGGTCGTCGCCCAGCGTCAT is part of the Pantoea sp. Ep11b genome and harbors:
- the xdhB gene encoding xanthine dehydrogenase molybdopterin binding subunit codes for the protein MSHNRPELTEEVIKAQYAADLQSGVGRSNRHESAEKHVSGEARFIDDKPELPGLLHLCPRLSEHAHARILHIDVQPCYAVPGVVSVLTWQDVPGINDVGPLEPGDPLLAHEKVEYLGQIVIAVAAETPDAARQGAAAAVIEYEVLEPLLDVEQALAQGSFVQEPHVHQRGDVEAALARAPHRVSGSFHIGGQEHFYLETQTAMVIPGEDQQLQVFSSTQNPTEVQKLVAEVMGISLNQVTIDMRRMGGGFGGKETQAAGVACLCAIVARQTGRAAKMRLSRRDDMRVTGKRHPFFVRYEAGVEEDGRLCGIRIDLAGNCGYSLDLSGSIVDRAMFHADNAYYLGDARITGYRCRTNTASNTAYRGFGGPQGMVAIEQIMDHIARERGLDPLTLRKRNYYGKEDRNITHYHQQVEDNLLDEITEQLERSSDYQARRAEITAFNARSPLLKRGLALTPVKFGISFTSSFLNQAGALILIYTDGTVQLNHGGTEMGQGLNTKVTQIVAEVLQIETDKIQITATDTGKVPNTSPTAASSGADLNGKAAQNAAEILRDRLTAMLCEQHQCDAAEVSFRNGVVRAGEKHYTFAEVAKLAWLNQVPLSATGYYRVPGIHYDRLAGRGKPFYYYAFGAACCEVIIDTLTGESRLLRADILHDVGASLNPAIDIGQVEGGFVQGLGWLTCEELVWNDKGQLLTDGPASYKIPAISDVPADLRVTLVENRKNPKETVFHSKAVGEPPFMLGIAAWCALQDAVASVADYRQHPLLDAPATPERIFRGVQRLTGATDDLP
- the xdhA gene encoding xanthine dehydrogenase small subunit, translating into MIQFLLNNQLVTEETLDPNLTVLTYLRTRQQRTGTKEGCASGDCGACSVTLGKVVEGKMQYETVNSCLTLVSALQGRQLITVEDLRHGRALHPAQQAMVECHGSQCGFCTPGFVMSLFSLQKRAGGWDRHQAETALAGNLCRCTGYRPIMAAAEQLCSQPVSDLFEQQAATTVQRLEALASPEVQELAGEGRRCFLPKTPAQLAALCQAHPDAQLIAGGTDLSLQITQQHKKIGVLIALEQVAALKVCSEFDDHYLLGAGASLQQVSDFLASRIPGVSEMLQRFASLQIRLQGTLGGNIANASPIGDASPVLLALNASLVLQGGEQQRSLPLDQFFTGYRQTQLKKGEFIRAIRIDKVTVSPDFVAWKVSKRLDDDISAVFGAFNLQFDQGVVSAVRIAFGGMAATPGRAYHCEQRLLGQPLNAVTVSHAAAALAEDFQPLSDFRASSDYRLKVAQNLLRRYWHRHNGDITCIEVSRYVS